The following proteins come from a genomic window of Geomonas sp. RF6:
- a CDS encoding GerMN domain-containing protein → MKRIHVLMTALRLLSILLIPMLLLTGCSRKDAAAPTKPVRVSATKAFEEHFGPAPTTDKGSCYAFVIFFPSAKDPAKAVPFPFFTFDQASLKKVAVQRLMGGMADLKSYQGELLQPFPPGTRLLSVEEGSGVVTVNFSPEVLRAKEDDAADRALVNAVVLTFTQFEGVKTVRIQVEGKDSRLSQLVKRVDQRAVLPLPPPRLLSVTAMKEKGDRYVGEVNAFFDRPVDIKLLQMTAADGSVFHGDIYHSVFDMAAVLKPKDPSLFKAGMPVRVRWQVVDKKGRASEGSSDLLLEVKEH, encoded by the coding sequence ATGAAAAGGATACACGTACTGATGACGGCTCTGCGACTTCTCTCCATCCTCCTAATCCCTATGCTGCTCCTTACCGGCTGTTCCCGGAAGGACGCTGCGGCGCCCACCAAGCCGGTACGCGTCTCAGCCACCAAGGCATTTGAGGAACATTTTGGCCCGGCACCCACCACGGACAAGGGAAGCTGCTACGCGTTCGTCATCTTCTTCCCGTCTGCCAAAGACCCGGCAAAGGCTGTTCCTTTCCCCTTCTTCACCTTTGACCAGGCAAGCCTCAAGAAGGTTGCGGTTCAGCGACTGATGGGCGGCATGGCCGATCTGAAGAGCTACCAGGGGGAACTGCTCCAGCCGTTTCCGCCAGGCACTCGTCTCCTTTCCGTCGAAGAGGGAAGCGGGGTCGTGACCGTCAATTTCAGTCCCGAAGTTCTGCGTGCCAAGGAGGATGATGCCGCTGACCGGGCGCTCGTCAACGCCGTTGTGCTGACCTTCACCCAGTTTGAGGGGGTGAAAACGGTGCGGATTCAGGTCGAAGGGAAGGACTCGAGACTGAGCCAGCTTGTAAAGCGCGTGGACCAGCGTGCCGTCCTTCCCCTTCCGCCCCCGCGACTGCTGAGCGTCACTGCCATGAAGGAAAAAGGTGACAGGTACGTGGGAGAGGTGAACGCCTTCTTCGACCGCCCCGTGGACATCAAGCTGCTCCAGATGACAGCCGCCGACGGTTCCGTTTTTCACGGCGACATATACCACTCTGTCTTCGACATGGCTGCCGTCCTGAAGCCTAAAGATCCTTCCCTCTTCAAGGCGGGGATGCCGGTAAGAGTTCGTTGGCAGGTTGTCGACAAGAAAGGGCGGGCGTCCGAAGGGAGCAGCGATCTCCTTCTGGAGGTAAAAGAACATTGA